One segment of Panicum virgatum strain AP13 chromosome 1K, P.virgatum_v5, whole genome shotgun sequence DNA contains the following:
- the LOC120695723 gene encoding uncharacterized protein LOC120695723 isoform X2, with protein sequence MKHGTLHASRSLKCEQLIYGQYMIFLPMVTFLDGALMVGSHAQYACVTVMHLIYVMAAKHVGLIAIGASYLEIMNSDLKLMHLERIRWCMKSPQESSKNSEDTAQNRGGSRNFSETQQLLEHNFGLEKGSTINTYAVMKSGYKIVDSTGRSGPIPSQKAQRRLDDYKELASDENSHELDGKALYTMGRGMKHGRVPIGDGAVDKETILVHRLSVPFKPVNPDDYERVIKENEQLKQTNQILHDENGVNRALIMAMYADFGKEPPAELLSHLENIDARRQQNANMSCSSEQVASC encoded by the exons ATGAAACATGGGACGCTTCACGCAAGCAGAAGTTTAAAATGCGAGCAGCTTATTTATGGTCAATACATGATTTTCCTGCCTATGGTAACTTTTCTGGATGGAGCACTCATGGTAGGCTCGCATGCCCAGTATGCTTGTGTGACAGTAATGCATTTAATTTATGTAATGGCCGCAAAGCATGTTGGTTTGATTGCCATAGGCGCTTCTTACCTAGAGATCATGAATTCAGATCTCAAGCTAATGCATTTAGAAAGAATACGGTGGTGCATGAAGAGCCCCCAAGAGTCATCCAAGAATTCTGAAGATACTGCTCAAAATAGAGGAGGTTCACGGAATTTTTCTGAGACACAACAACTCCTG GAACACAATTTTGGTCTTGAGAAGGGTAGCACTATAAACACATATGCTGTAATGAAATCTGGTTATAAAATTGTGGACAGCACGGGTAGGAGTGGTCCAATACCCAGCCAAAAAGCACAAAGACGCTTG GATGACTACAAAGAACTAGCTTCAGATGAGAACTCACATGAACTGGATGGAAAGGCACTGTATACCATGGGACGTGGTATGAAGCATGGGCGTGTTCCAATTGGCGATGGTGCTGTGGACAAGGAAACTATTCTAGTTCATCGATTGTCTGTTCCTTTTAAGCCAGTCAATCCTGATGATTATGAAAGGGTGATCAAAGAAAATGAGCAGCTGAAACAGACTAATCAGATACTCCATGATGAAAATGGTGTTAATCGTGCACTGATCATG GCAATGTATGCTGATTTTGGAAAAGAACCGCCTGCAGAGCTGCTGTCCCATCTAGAAAATATTGATGCACGTCGTCAACAG AATGCCAATATGAGTTGCAGCAGTGAACAGGTGGCTTCCTGTTGA
- the LOC120695723 gene encoding late secretory pathway protein AVL9-like isoform X3 translates to MKSGYKIVDSTGRSGPIPSQKAQRRLDDYKELASDENSHELDGKALYTMGRGMKHGRVPIGDGAVDKETILVHRLSVPFKPVNPDDYERVIKENEQLKQTNQILHDENGVNRALIMAMYADFGKEPPAELLSHLENIDARRQQAVGSSHGGSHSVDRRDESDDDDTYNESDADDDDDDDVDDDASFEGNDEANPYLEDDVDGERPIEGDADDERAVKGYS, encoded by the exons ATGAAATCTGGTTATAAAATTGTGGACAGCACGGGTAGGAGTGGTCCAATACCCAGCCAAAAAGCACAAAGACGCTTG GATGACTACAAAGAACTAGCTTCAGATGAGAACTCACATGAACTGGATGGAAAGGCACTGTATACCATGGGACGTGGTATGAAGCATGGGCGTGTTCCAATTGGCGATGGTGCTGTGGACAAGGAAACTATTCTAGTTCATCGATTGTCTGTTCCTTTTAAGCCAGTCAATCCTGATGATTATGAAAGGGTGATCAAAGAAAATGAGCAGCTGAAACAGACTAATCAGATACTCCATGATGAAAATGGTGTTAATCGTGCACTGATCATG GCAATGTATGCTGATTTTGGAAAAGAACCGCCTGCAGAGCTGCTGTCCCATCTAGAAAATATTGATGCACGTCGTCAACAG GCTGTTGGCTCATCACATGGAGGCTCTCACTCAGTTGATAGGCGCGATGAAAGCGACGATGATGACACTTACAATGAAAGCGAtgccgacgatgacgacgacgacgacgtcgatGATGATGCCTCCTTTGAAGGAAATGATGAAGCCAATCCCTACCTAGAAGATGACGTTGATGGCGAGCGACCCATCGAAGGAGATGCTGATGATGAGAGAGCTGTCAAAGGCTATTCATGA
- the LOC120695723 gene encoding uncharacterized protein LOC120695723 isoform X1: MIFLPMVTFLDGALMVGSHAQYACVTVMHLIYVMAAKHVGLIAIGASYLEIMNSDLKLMHLERIRWCMKSPQESSKNSEDTAQNRGGSRNFSETQQLLEHNFGLEKGSTINTYAVMKSGYKIVDSTGRSGPIPSQKAQRRLDDYKELASDENSHELDGKALYTMGRGMKHGRVPIGDGAVDKETILVHRLSVPFKPVNPDDYERVIKENEQLKQTNQILHDENGVNRALIMAMYADFGKEPPAELLSHLENIDARRQQAVGSSHGGSHSVDRRDESDDDDTYNESDADDDDDDDVDDDASFEGNDEANPYLEDDVDGERPIEGDADDERAVKGYS; this comes from the exons ATGATTTTCCTGCCTATGGTAACTTTTCTGGATGGAGCACTCATGGTAGGCTCGCATGCCCAGTATGCTTGTGTGACAGTAATGCATTTAATTTATGTAATGGCCGCAAAGCATGTTGGTTTGATTGCCATAGGCGCTTCTTACCTAGAGATCATGAATTCAGATCTCAAGCTAATGCATTTAGAAAGAATACGGTGGTGCATGAAGAGCCCCCAAGAGTCATCCAAGAATTCTGAAGATACTGCTCAAAATAGAGGAGGTTCACGGAATTTTTCTGAGACACAACAACTCCTG GAACACAATTTTGGTCTTGAGAAGGGTAGCACTATAAACACATATGCTGTAATGAAATCTGGTTATAAAATTGTGGACAGCACGGGTAGGAGTGGTCCAATACCCAGCCAAAAAGCACAAAGACGCTTG GATGACTACAAAGAACTAGCTTCAGATGAGAACTCACATGAACTGGATGGAAAGGCACTGTATACCATGGGACGTGGTATGAAGCATGGGCGTGTTCCAATTGGCGATGGTGCTGTGGACAAGGAAACTATTCTAGTTCATCGATTGTCTGTTCCTTTTAAGCCAGTCAATCCTGATGATTATGAAAGGGTGATCAAAGAAAATGAGCAGCTGAAACAGACTAATCAGATACTCCATGATGAAAATGGTGTTAATCGTGCACTGATCATG GCAATGTATGCTGATTTTGGAAAAGAACCGCCTGCAGAGCTGCTGTCCCATCTAGAAAATATTGATGCACGTCGTCAACAG GCTGTTGGCTCATCACATGGAGGCTCTCACTCAGTTGATAGGCGCGATGAAAGCGACGATGATGACACTTACAATGAAAGCGAtgccgacgatgacgacgacgacgacgtcgatGATGATGCCTCCTTTGAAGGAAATGATGAAGCCAATCCCTACCTAGAAGATGACGTTGATGGCGAGCGACCCATCGAAGGAGATGCTGATGATGAGAGAGCTGTCAAAGGCTATTCATGA